The proteins below come from a single Parachlamydiales bacterium genomic window:
- the xerD gene encoding site-specific tyrosine recombinase XerD produces the protein MEKNNPFHIQIEDFRRYLAAEKGLSVNTIDAYLSDVDSFTIFLKKNDLKEINAEDIINFLSQLKALNYASSSISRGLFALKVFFRFLHREKYIEKNIAANLESPKISQLLPQVLSYKEVESLLSQPDTKTARGACDKALIEVMYGCGLRVSELCSLNLYDVDDEFVRVFGKGGKERIIPIGKKAIQAVDYYLAHFRGKCEKESDPLFINTTGNRMDRVTVWNRIKDYAKKANIRKNISPHTLRHAFATHLLDNGADLRVIQEMMGHSHIGSTDKYMHVSRKKLQEKFFACHPRN, from the coding sequence ATGGAAAAAAATAACCCTTTCCACATTCAGATAGAAGACTTTAGAAGATATCTTGCAGCTGAAAAAGGCCTCTCAGTCAATACGATTGATGCCTATTTAAGCGATGTCGATTCATTCACGATATTCCTAAAAAAAAATGACCTCAAAGAAATTAATGCTGAAGACATCATCAACTTTTTGAGCCAGCTCAAAGCATTAAATTACGCTTCCTCATCTATTTCCAGGGGATTGTTTGCCTTGAAAGTCTTCTTCCGTTTTCTTCATCGTGAAAAATATATCGAGAAGAATATCGCAGCTAATTTAGAGAGCCCTAAAATCTCGCAGCTTCTACCACAAGTCTTATCGTATAAAGAAGTTGAATCCTTGCTATCCCAGCCAGATACAAAGACAGCGCGAGGAGCCTGTGACAAAGCCCTCATCGAAGTTATGTATGGTTGCGGATTAAGGGTCTCTGAACTCTGCTCCTTAAATTTATATGATGTCGATGATGAATTTGTACGTGTATTTGGAAAAGGAGGGAAGGAGAGGATTATTCCGATCGGAAAAAAAGCCATCCAAGCTGTGGACTACTATCTTGCCCATTTTAGAGGCAAATGTGAAAAAGAGTCCGATCCATTATTTATCAATACGACAGGCAACAGGATGGACCGTGTGACTGTCTGGAATAGAATCAAGGACTATGCAAAGAAAGCGAATATACGAAAAAATATTTCTCCTCACACACTTAGGCATGCATTTGCTACCCACTTACTCGATAATGGCGCAGACCTTAGGGTAATTCAAGAAATGATGGGCCATTCACATATCGGAAGTACAGATAAATATATGCATGTTAGCAGGAAGAAACTCCAAGAAAAATTTTTTGCTTGCCATCCAAGGAACTAG
- the cheB gene encoding chemotaxis-specific protein-glutamate methyltransferase CheB, whose amino-acid sequence MKIAIVNDDPAIIKALQTFLKQDPSYKLVWIAKSGDEAIANSLSNLPDLILMDIAMPGLNGVETTKYIMQHTPTAIIIVTFPLIKETHLVFEAIGEGAIDALNVTLSDYSIVESESLHYKIQTIGRLKGKILSKLKKTAEKHVEPLMANKEPFPILLTIGASTGGPVALSKILTSLPSNLPLAIVIIQHVDERFIGGLAHWLKDQSGQNVKLITAGDIPKPGVVLLASKNQHLVVRHNGTLNYTTFPKGTPYIPSVDVFYHSLYQHWPQKSIAILLTGMGNDGAQGMKSLREKGWHTIAEHEKSCVIFGMPRAAIEAGGAEEVVECGHMPAAILTAFREIAKAKG is encoded by the coding sequence ATGAAGATCGCCATTGTTAATGATGACCCTGCAATAATAAAAGCTTTGCAAACTTTCCTGAAGCAAGATCCATCCTATAAACTTGTCTGGATTGCAAAATCGGGTGATGAAGCAATTGCAAACTCTCTATCCAATTTACCTGACCTTATTTTGATGGATATCGCTATGCCCGGACTAAATGGCGTGGAGACCACAAAGTATATCATGCAGCATACTCCCACAGCGATCATTATTGTTACATTCCCACTAATAAAAGAAACGCATCTGGTCTTTGAAGCTATAGGAGAAGGTGCTATAGATGCACTTAACGTAACACTTTCAGATTATTCTATTGTAGAATCAGAATCCCTCCATTACAAAATTCAAACAATAGGCAGACTTAAAGGGAAAATCCTTAGCAAGCTCAAAAAAACAGCAGAAAAACACGTTGAACCCTTAATGGCAAATAAAGAACCTTTCCCCATTTTGCTCACCATTGGGGCTTCGACGGGTGGACCTGTCGCGCTTTCGAAAATCCTTACAAGCCTGCCGTCTAACCTACCCTTAGCAATAGTCATCATTCAGCACGTCGACGAAAGGTTTATTGGGGGGTTAGCCCACTGGCTCAAAGACCAAAGCGGTCAGAACGTCAAACTTATTACAGCCGGCGATATACCCAAACCCGGTGTTGTACTATTGGCAAGCAAAAACCAGCACCTCGTGGTGCGCCATAATGGAACGTTAAACTATACGACCTTTCCTAAAGGCACCCCCTATATTCCCTCGGTCGATGTATTTTACCATAGTTTATACCAGCACTGGCCGCAAAAATCTATTGCGATACTTCTTACAGGAATGGGAAATGATGGAGCGCAAGGGATGAAAAGTTTGCGTGAAAAAGGGTGGCATACAATTGCAGAACATGAGAAAAGTTGCGTGATCTTTGGTATGCCGCGTGCAGCGATAGAAGCCGGAGGCGCAGAAGAAGTTGTCGAATGCGGACATATGCCCGCTGCCATATTAACCGCCTTTCGTGAAATAGCAAAAGCCAAAGGGTAG
- a CDS encoding SpoIIE family protein phosphatase, which yields MSSLLPTEVITTPLLKPLSTFVISVLLIDDQEIIGETIRSMLSDQTDISFHYCKDPSYAIDKAMEVNPTVILQDLVMPDIDGLELTRYFRAHEKTRDIPLIVLSSKEDPAIKAEAFAVGANDYMVKLPDKLELIARIRYHSNAYIRLLERNEAYEKLRESQHLLNDELAEAAQYVRSQLPNPMKSGPRANWQFTPSQQLGGDAFGYHWIDDDHFVIFLLDVCGHGIGAALLSISVMNVLQSQTLSLTDYKDPKAVMHSLNAIFPMEKHNNMFFTIWYGVWCKSKGQLSYSSAGHPPAVLFQPGKSSQKLRTEGIVIGAISDAEFSCSTCEVPLGSQLYVFSDGVYEVTNPSQGMMHLDDLLKILDKVSANPSSALKDIQKAVHSFSRTKEVSDDYSIVQIIFA from the coding sequence ATGTCATCACTACTGCCAACAGAAGTTATCACCACACCTTTGCTTAAACCATTAAGCACTTTTGTTATTTCAGTTTTGCTGATTGATGATCAGGAAATTATCGGCGAAACAATACGCTCCATGTTATCGGACCAAACGGATATATCTTTTCACTACTGCAAAGATCCCTCCTATGCAATAGATAAAGCGATGGAGGTTAACCCCACAGTAATCCTTCAAGACCTTGTCATGCCTGATATCGATGGTCTGGAGCTGACACGATATTTTAGAGCTCATGAGAAAACTAGAGATATCCCTCTCATTGTATTATCCAGTAAGGAAGATCCTGCCATCAAAGCCGAAGCATTTGCTGTCGGTGCCAATGACTATATGGTCAAACTGCCGGATAAACTAGAGCTTATAGCACGCATACGATACCACTCTAATGCATATATACGTCTTCTAGAACGTAACGAAGCCTATGAGAAATTGCGCGAAAGCCAACATCTGCTCAATGACGAATTAGCTGAAGCCGCACAGTACGTGCGCAGCCAGCTGCCTAATCCCATGAAAAGCGGTCCCAGGGCTAACTGGCAATTTACCCCTTCTCAACAGCTTGGGGGAGATGCATTTGGCTACCATTGGATTGACGACGACCACTTCGTAATTTTCTTGCTTGACGTTTGCGGGCATGGAATAGGTGCAGCATTATTATCGATCTCTGTAATGAATGTGTTACAGTCGCAAACGCTTTCACTGACTGACTACAAAGACCCTAAAGCTGTAATGCATTCGCTCAATGCAATTTTCCCTATGGAAAAACACAACAATATGTTTTTCACAATATGGTATGGCGTATGGTGTAAATCCAAAGGACAGCTTTCTTATTCTTCCGCAGGCCATCCTCCCGCCGTTCTTTTTCAGCCAGGTAAAAGCTCTCAGAAACTTCGTACAGAAGGTATCGTTATCGGTGCTATCAGCGATGCAGAGTTCTCTTGCAGTACCTGTGAAGTACCTCTGGGATCCCAGCTATACGTATTCAGTGATGGCGTCTATGAAGTGACGAACCCTTCGCAAGGAATGATGCATTTGGATGATCTGCTAAAAATCTTGGATAAAGTATCAGCTAACCCGTCAAGCGCTTTGAAAGATATTCAAAAGGCAGTACATTCATTCTCCCGCACGAAGGAAGTCTCGGACGACTACTCCATAGTACAAATCATCTTCGCTTGA
- a CDS encoding tRNA (guanine(46)-N(7))-methyltransferase TrmB, with translation MQERVWYVPESGVADYSAFDFQGWESPDMFGNANPVMIEYCSGNGAWIAQKAIENPHINWIALDKRFDRVKRIWAKIQNFQLPNLIAVYGEALFFSQKYLSNACLAGAFINFPDPWPKRHHEKHRLVEPKFLDELNRILKPESELTIVTDDVGYSQWILKHTLAHKDFKSLYPEPYFVQELPGYGTSFFENLWREQGLTIHYHRYQKQSSVL, from the coding sequence ATGCAAGAACGCGTTTGGTATGTCCCTGAAAGCGGAGTGGCAGACTATTCTGCATTTGACTTCCAAGGATGGGAATCACCTGACATGTTCGGCAATGCCAACCCTGTCATGATTGAGTACTGCAGCGGCAATGGTGCCTGGATTGCACAGAAAGCTATTGAAAATCCGCACATTAATTGGATTGCCCTGGACAAACGCTTTGATCGCGTCAAACGTATCTGGGCTAAAATCCAAAATTTCCAGTTGCCCAACCTAATAGCTGTTTATGGTGAAGCGCTTTTCTTTTCGCAGAAGTACCTTTCCAATGCTTGTCTTGCAGGTGCATTTATCAATTTTCCAGATCCTTGGCCTAAGCGCCATCACGAGAAACATCGCCTAGTAGAACCGAAATTCCTAGACGAGTTGAATAGGATCCTAAAGCCTGAAAGCGAATTGACGATAGTGACAGATGATGTAGGCTATTCTCAATGGATACTTAAGCATACCCTTGCACACAAAGATTTTAAATCCCTCTATCCAGAGCCCTACTTTGTACAGGAGCTGCCAGGCTACGGTACTTCATTTTTTGAGAATCTTTGGCGTGAGCAAGGACTGACCATCCATTATCACCGATACCAAAAACAATCATCAGTTCTATGA
- a CDS encoding SycD/LcrH family type III secretion system chaperone, producing MESKPLLDISKEQLEHILNPDVVLRELLSEKQVAEQLKLDPEDLAIMYRHALELFKKEHYQDAAYAFFFLSFLDNTNFDIWIGLGMSLQMTQHYEAAIIAYELAAVREIENPIPYFYLAKCLFAIHDHKAALEAIEMAIEYSEDQPKFAEILEQSRTAKASLLRRQA from the coding sequence ATGGAAAGTAAGCCCCTTTTAGATATATCTAAAGAACAATTGGAACACATCCTCAATCCGGATGTAGTCCTCAGAGAGCTATTAAGCGAAAAGCAGGTAGCAGAACAATTAAAGCTCGATCCTGAAGATCTAGCGATCATGTATCGACATGCGTTAGAACTTTTTAAAAAAGAACACTATCAAGATGCTGCCTACGCCTTTTTTTTCCTTTCATTTTTAGATAACACTAATTTCGACATATGGATAGGGTTAGGCATGTCCTTACAAATGACCCAGCATTACGAAGCCGCAATAATTGCTTATGAACTAGCAGCAGTAAGGGAAATTGAGAACCCCATCCCATATTTCTATTTAGCAAAATGCTTATTTGCTATCCATGACCATAAAGCAGCATTAGAAGCCATAGAGATGGCAATAGAATACTCTGAAGATCAGCCTAAGTTTGCAGAGATCTTAGAACAGTCTCGAACCGCCAAAGCTAGTTTGCTGCGCCGGCAAGCGTAA